In Candidatus Omnitrophota bacterium, the genomic stretch GGATTTTTATGGTCTCTCCTCTGATTGTATCGCTGAAAAAGCGAAAAAACTCATGCGGCAGTAAGGCCTGCATTTTAAGTCCTGCCAAAATAAACCTATACCTTAATATATTAGGTAAGTATCCCGGTGGCTATCATTGCATCGAAAGCATTGTTGAGCGTATCTCTCTAAACGATAGAATTAAAATTACCGTTAAATCTGATCCGGAAATTAAAATTTTTTCAAATGATAAAAGCCTCCAGACAAAAGATAATCTTATTGTTAAGGCGGCCGAATTAATAAAAAAACATTACAAGATTCCTTTTGGCTTATCGATAAAGTTAGAAAAGAATATCCCAGTTGGCTCTGGCCTAGGTGGAGGGTCTTCTAATGCGGCCAGCACCTTGATAGTCTTAAATACTCTTTTTGACCTTAAATTAGATAAGTCTGAGCTATATAAATTAGGGGCAAGGCTTGGTAGTGATGTAAATTTTTTTATTTCCGAAAGTAAGTTTGCTTTGCTTAAAGGAAGGGGCGAAAAGTTAATGCCATTGAAAATTGATAAAAAGTTTTCTCATTTTATTATTTGGCCTAAAAAAAGCATATCAACTAAAGAGGTCTATGACCGCCAGAAAGCGAAATTGACAAAGTTTTTCAATAGTGTTAAGATATTGCAGTACGCACTCGCAGAGGGTGACATTTTTTTGATAAAGAAAAACATTTTTAATGTTTTAGAAAAAGAGGCTTGTAATATTTGTCGAGAATTAAAGCTAGCAAAGCAATATTTGAGCAATAAAGGAATTTTCACTAAAGTTACCGGAAGCGGTAGCGCGCTTTACACGATAGGGGCTTCTTCATCTCTGAGAATTTTTAAAAAAGGATTGCCGTCTTCTTGGACTGTGTTTAAGGCACAGACCTTTTGAA encodes the following:
- the ispE gene encoding 4-(cytidine 5'-diphospho)-2-C-methyl-D-erythritol kinase translates to MVSPLIVSLKKRKNSCGSKACILSPAKINLYLNILGKYPGGYHCIESIVERISLNDRIKITVKSDPEIKIFSNDKSLQTKDNLIVKAAELIKKHYKIPFGLSIKLEKNIPVGSGLGGGSSNAASTLIVLNTLFDLKLDKSELYKLGARLGSDVNFFISESKFALLKGRGEKLMPLKIDKKFSHFIIWPKKSISTKEVYDRQKAKLTKFFNSVKILQYALAEGDIFLIKKNIFNVLEKEACNICRELKLAKQYLSNKGIFTKVTGSGSALYTIGASSSLRIFKKGLPSSWTVFKAQTF